The Streptomyces sp. 11x1 genomic sequence CCTCGCGGAGCTGCTGCTGCAGAAGGGCTATGAGGTGCACGGAATCGTCCGTCGCGCCTCGACCTTCAACACGCAACGCATCGACCACCTCTACCGGGACCCGCACGATCCCGAGGCGCGCCTCTTCCTGCACTACGGCGACTTGACGGACGGAACCAGGATGGCGGGGCTGCTGGAACGGCTACAGCCGGACGAGGTCTACCATCTGGCCGCCCAGTCGCATGTACGGGTGTCCTTCGACGAACCCGAGTACACGGGTGACTGCACTGCGCTCGGAACGACGCGGTTGCTGGAGGCCATCAGGACGACGGGCCTTCCCTGCCGTTTCTACCAGGCCTCCAGCTCGGAGATGTTCGGCGCCTCCCCGCCGCCTCAGCACGAGGACACGCCCTTCCACCCTCGCTCTCCCTACGGTGTCGCCAAGGTCTACGCCTACTGGGCGACCCGCAACTACCGTGAGGCGTACGGGATGTACGCGGTCAACGGCATCCTGTTCAACCACGAGTCCCCTCGCCGCGGCCCCACCTTCGTCACGCGCAAGGTGGCCATGGCCGCCGCACGTATCAAGGCGGGCCTGCAGGACGTCGTCTACCTCGGCAATCTCGACGCCCGACGGGACTGGGGGTACGCGGCCGAGTACGTCGAGGCGATGTGGCTGATGCTGCAACAGGCGCAACCGGATGACTATGTGGTCGCCACCGGCGCCAGCCACAGCGTGCGCGACTTCGTCGAACACTGCTTCGCCCATGTCGGTCTCGACTGGCGCGACCACGTCCGTTTCGATGACCGCTATCTGAGGCCCACCGAGGTCGACGACCTGGTCGGTGATGCCACGAAAGCCGAGCGGGTCCTCGGATGGCGCCCGACAGTCCGCGCCCCTGAGCTGGCCCGTCTCATGGTCGATGCCGAAATCGCGGCGCATGAACCTGTGCCTTCCGCGCTGGACAGCCTGCCCGCGCCCGCCCCGATGCTGCGGATGGAACGGCTCTGCCACGATGCGCCCGTCCCCGGTACTGCCGGAGAGAGGAACCCAGTGTGAGGGGCACCGCCACATGGGGACG encodes the following:
- the gmd gene encoding GDP-mannose 4,6-dehydratase — its product is MTVKKALITGITGQDGSYLAELLLQKGYEVHGIVRRASTFNTQRIDHLYRDPHDPEARLFLHYGDLTDGTRMAGLLERLQPDEVYHLAAQSHVRVSFDEPEYTGDCTALGTTRLLEAIRTTGLPCRFYQASSSEMFGASPPPQHEDTPFHPRSPYGVAKVYAYWATRNYREAYGMYAVNGILFNHESPRRGPTFVTRKVAMAAARIKAGLQDVVYLGNLDARRDWGYAAEYVEAMWLMLQQAQPDDYVVATGASHSVRDFVEHCFAHVGLDWRDHVRFDDRYLRPTEVDDLVGDATKAERVLGWRPTVRAPELARLMVDAEIAAHEPVPSALDSLPAPAPMLRMERLCHDAPVPGTAGERNPV